One Stenotrophomonas oahuensis genomic region harbors:
- a CDS encoding HlyD family type I secretion periplasmic adaptor subunit, with product MKHILGAWKAFAQRYAAVARQAWQDRHQSERPARDASAREFLPASLELVERPISPTVRWTMAAIISFFCIALIWSFFGHVDIVAVASGRTVVDSRTKVVQPSETAVVRRILVRDGQQVAAGQPLIELDATGAAADRSKAGDALLNARLAALRLQAMATAVDAGHAPVFAAADDLPAARVEAERALALSQYDALQARRQSLQASIAQRQAELHTTEAAIGPMAESARITTLRAEDYGRLVEGNFVGRHDYLLREQERIAAERDLAAQRNRANEIRSALLAAREELRVLVTDFRQQTLDGLRVAQEQIGQAAPELAKAGQRDRLMTLRAPVAGTVQQLAVHTEGGVVTPAQALLAVVPSEEALEIEASVLNKDIGFVRPGQQVTVKVESFPYTRYGYLTGKVTSISHDAAQDEKLGLVFPARIHLERSSLQIDGVKVNLSAGMTLSAEIKTGKRRVLDYLLSPLQQHVDESLRER from the coding sequence ATGAAGCACATCCTTGGAGCATGGAAAGCATTCGCCCAGCGTTATGCAGCGGTGGCGCGTCAGGCCTGGCAGGACCGGCACCAGAGCGAGCGTCCCGCGCGTGATGCGAGCGCGCGCGAGTTCCTGCCCGCCAGCCTGGAGCTGGTCGAACGACCGATATCGCCCACCGTGCGCTGGACCATGGCCGCGATCATCAGTTTCTTCTGCATCGCCCTGATATGGTCGTTCTTCGGGCACGTGGACATCGTGGCAGTAGCGTCCGGCCGCACCGTGGTCGACTCGCGTACGAAGGTGGTACAGCCCAGCGAAACCGCTGTGGTCCGGCGCATCCTGGTTCGCGACGGGCAGCAAGTGGCTGCCGGTCAGCCGCTCATCGAGCTCGACGCCACCGGCGCTGCGGCCGACCGCAGCAAGGCCGGGGATGCCTTGCTCAACGCGCGTCTGGCCGCCTTGCGGCTGCAGGCCATGGCAACCGCCGTGGACGCAGGCCACGCCCCGGTATTCGCAGCGGCCGACGATCTTCCGGCGGCGCGCGTGGAAGCCGAGCGGGCGCTGGCGCTCAGTCAGTACGATGCACTCCAGGCGCGCCGGCAGAGTCTGCAGGCGAGCATCGCGCAGCGCCAGGCCGAGCTGCACACCACCGAAGCCGCCATTGGGCCGATGGCCGAGTCGGCGCGCATCACCACGTTGCGCGCCGAGGACTACGGCCGGTTGGTTGAGGGCAACTTCGTCGGCCGCCACGATTACCTGCTGCGCGAGCAGGAGCGCATTGCCGCCGAGCGTGACCTGGCCGCCCAGCGCAATCGGGCCAACGAGATCCGCTCGGCCCTGCTGGCGGCGCGTGAGGAGCTGCGGGTGCTGGTCACCGATTTCCGGCAGCAGACGCTGGACGGACTGCGCGTTGCACAGGAGCAGATCGGGCAGGCCGCACCGGAACTGGCCAAGGCCGGGCAACGTGATCGCCTGATGACCCTGCGCGCCCCCGTGGCCGGCACGGTGCAGCAGCTGGCCGTGCACACCGAGGGCGGTGTTGTCACACCTGCACAGGCGCTGCTGGCCGTGGTTCCCAGCGAGGAGGCGCTGGAGATCGAGGCCAGCGTACTGAACAAGGACATTGGTTTCGTGCGCCCGGGACAGCAGGTGACGGTGAAAGTGGAGAGCTTCCCGTACACCCGCTATGGCTATCTGACCGGCAAGGTCACCAGCATTTCTCATGACGCCGCGCAGGACGAGAAGCTGGGGCTGGTGTTCCCGGCACGGATTCACCTGGAGCGCAGTTCGCTGCAGATTGATGGCGTCAAAGTGAATCTCTCGGCAGGCATGACGTTGAGTGCCGAGATCAAGACCGGCAAACGGCGGGTGCTTGATTACCTGCTGAGTCCGTTGCAACAGCACGTGGACGAGTCGCTGCGCGAGCGCTGA
- a CDS encoding type I secretion system permease/ATPase produces MPQGNAALTVIDGAEVGASEDLRLRGLVLLAQFHGIAADAAQLLHQSGQVAGEVDDAALVLAARGLGLKAKIVNVPLARLAQLALPALALGEDGEAFIIGRLGDGKALIHDLRERRPRTVTEAELSERYRGRVLLVASKASVLGELARFDFSWFIPAVIKYRRLLVEVLVVSLFIQLFALVTPLFYQVVMDKVLVHRGWTTLEVITIGLVCMAVFEVILSGLRTYVLSHTTSKIDVELGARLFRHVLALPLAYFESRRVGDTIARVRELENIRTFLTGQALTSLLDLLFTVVFLAVMFYYSGWLTLIVVISLPVYALISAGITPVLRRRLNEKFARSADNQSFLVETVTGIGTVKAMAVDPRVTRTWDNQLAGYVDAGFSVTRIATLGQQSVQLVQKLVAIAILFFGARLVIDGKLTLGQLIAFNMLSGQVAAPIIRLAQLWQDFQQVGISVDRLGDILNTRTELPGSRMALPPIKGAVRFENIVFRYRPDAPEVLAGVDLEIRPGEVIGIVGRSGSGKSTLTKLVQRLYVPERGRVTIDGQDLALADPAWLRRQLGVVLQENFLFNRSIRDNIALGDPGMPLERVIQAAKLAGAHEFISALPEGYDTHVGEQGAGLSGGQRQRVAIARALVGDPRILIFDEATSALDYESEHAVMSNMRSICAGRTVLIIAHRLSTVRQANRIIVMEQGRIVENGTHAELVERVDGHYARLHRLQQGGP; encoded by the coding sequence ATGCCACAAGGGAATGCGGCCTTGACCGTCATAGACGGTGCAGAGGTAGGTGCGTCTGAGGACCTGCGCTTGAGGGGACTGGTGCTGCTGGCTCAGTTTCATGGAATCGCTGCCGATGCAGCGCAGCTGTTACATCAGTCCGGACAGGTCGCCGGCGAAGTAGACGATGCCGCCCTTGTGTTGGCGGCGCGCGGGCTCGGTTTGAAGGCAAAGATCGTGAACGTGCCGCTGGCACGCCTGGCGCAGCTGGCATTGCCCGCGCTGGCATTGGGCGAAGATGGGGAGGCCTTCATCATCGGTCGCCTGGGCGATGGCAAGGCGCTGATCCATGACCTGCGTGAGCGTCGCCCACGCACAGTGACCGAGGCCGAGCTGAGCGAGCGTTATCGTGGCCGCGTGCTGCTGGTCGCATCCAAGGCATCGGTGCTCGGCGAACTGGCGCGATTTGATTTCAGCTGGTTCATTCCGGCGGTCATCAAGTATCGACGTCTGCTGGTCGAAGTGCTGGTGGTGTCGCTGTTCATCCAGTTGTTCGCACTGGTCACGCCGCTCTTCTACCAGGTGGTGATGGACAAGGTGCTGGTCCATCGCGGTTGGACCACCTTGGAGGTGATCACGATCGGCCTGGTGTGCATGGCAGTGTTCGAGGTCATCCTCAGCGGGCTGCGCACCTACGTGCTTTCGCACACCACCAGCAAGATCGACGTGGAACTGGGCGCGCGTCTGTTCCGGCACGTGCTGGCGTTGCCGTTGGCCTACTTCGAGTCACGCCGCGTCGGTGACACCATTGCCCGCGTGCGCGAGCTGGAGAACATCCGAACCTTTCTGACCGGGCAGGCGCTGACCTCGCTGCTCGATCTACTGTTCACCGTGGTGTTCCTGGCAGTGATGTTCTATTACAGCGGCTGGCTGACCCTGATCGTGGTCATTTCCCTGCCGGTGTATGCGCTGATTTCCGCCGGCATCACGCCGGTACTTCGCCGCAGGTTGAACGAGAAGTTCGCCCGTAGCGCGGACAATCAGTCCTTCCTGGTTGAGACCGTGACGGGCATCGGCACGGTGAAGGCCATGGCGGTGGATCCGCGCGTGACCCGCACCTGGGACAACCAACTGGCGGGCTACGTGGACGCGGGTTTCTCGGTCACCCGCATCGCCACGCTCGGTCAACAAAGCGTGCAGCTGGTGCAGAAGCTGGTGGCTATTGCGATTCTGTTCTTCGGCGCGCGTCTGGTCATCGATGGCAAGCTCACGCTGGGTCAGCTGATCGCCTTCAACATGCTGTCCGGACAGGTGGCCGCGCCGATCATCCGTCTGGCGCAGTTGTGGCAGGATTTCCAGCAGGTGGGCATCTCGGTTGATCGTCTCGGGGACATCCTCAATACACGCACCGAGCTTCCCGGCAGCCGAATGGCACTTCCCCCCATCAAGGGCGCGGTGCGCTTTGAAAACATTGTTTTCCGCTATCGTCCGGACGCGCCAGAGGTGCTGGCGGGCGTGGACCTGGAGATCCGCCCGGGTGAAGTGATCGGTATCGTGGGGCGTTCCGGCTCTGGCAAAAGTACGTTGACCAAGCTGGTGCAGCGGCTCTATGTACCCGAGCGCGGGCGCGTGACGATTGATGGCCAGGATCTGGCCTTGGCAGACCCGGCCTGGCTGCGCCGCCAGTTGGGCGTCGTGCTGCAGGAGAACTTCCTGTTCAACCGCTCGATTCGCGACAACATCGCCCTGGGGGACCCGGGCATGCCGCTGGAGCGTGTCATCCAGGCCGCGAAGCTGGCCGGGGCGCACGAGTTCATTTCCGCACTGCCGGAAGGCTATGACACCCACGTGGGCGAGCAGGGCGCGGGCCTCTCCGGCGGTCAGCGCCAGCGGGTGGCCATTGCCCGCGCGCTGGTCGGCGACCCGCGCATTCTAATATTCGACGAAGCCACCAGCGCGCTTGACTACGAGTCCGAACACGCCGTGATGTCCAACATGCGCAGCATCTGTGCAGGGCGGACCGTGCTGATCATTGCCCATCGTCTATCCACCGTGCGGCAGGCCAACCGCATCATCGTCATGGAGCAGGGCCGCATCGTGGAAAACGGCACCCATGCCGAGCTGGTTGAACGCGTAGATGGACATTACGCCCGGCTCCACCGCCTGCAGCAGGGGGGACCATGA